Below is a genomic region from Lysobacter terrestris.
GCGGATCGTAGGCGAGGTCGGCATCGGGCAGCGGGATCGGAACGCAAGCCATGCACTAACGCTACCATCGCCGCTCGAAGCCGAAAGGGGGCGGACCAGATGCCAATGCACCTTACGCCGATGCCAGTGATGGTCGGCCTGCCCGACGACCGGCTGGTCTACCTGGGCGCGCACCCCCGCACCGGCGAGATCGGCTGGAGCGTGCCCGGCAACAGCAGCTTCCCATCGCAGCTCGATCCGGCCATCCGCCGTCACCTGACCGAGGTGTATTTCGGATCGAGCATCCCGGTCACGCCCAACCAGGCCGCGCGTGGCCGGCCGCTGCTGAACAACATCTGCGACCCGGATACCTCAGCGCAGTCGCTGCACTCCCTCGAACACATCGTGGCCGAATTGCAGGCGCCCTGCTTCAACCACCCGAGCGCCGTGCTCGATACCACGCGGGAGCGCGTCGCCGTCAAACTCGCGCACATCCACGGGTTGCAGGTGCCGCGCACCGTCCGCACACGACTCGACGAACCTGCCGACCTCGCACGCGTGGCCAACGTGAACGGACTGCGGTTCCCGCTAATCGTGCGCATTGCCGGCGCCCACAATGGCAGCGCCACGGTCCGGATCGACAGCGCCGACGGGGCCGCCGTCGGCCTGCGCAGCATCCCCTGGGGCGGGCGCGACCTCTATCTGACCGAGTTCGTCGACTACCGCGACGACGACGGAATGCACCGCAAGATGCGCCTGGTGTTCGTCGGACGCGACGTGTTCCTGCGTCACCTGGTCATCGCCGATGACTGGCATGTGCACGCACAGGATCGCAACGACTGGATGGCGCAGGAGGAAACAACCATGCTGACGACATTCCGCAGCGATGTGCTGCCGCGCCTGCGCGAGACACTTGCGGCGGTCGTCGACATCATGCGACTGGACTTCTTCGGCATGGACTGCAGCCTTCGCCCCGACGGCCGCCTGCTGATGTTCGAAACCAATTCGGCCATGAACATCCTGCACAATTCGAAACCGTCACCGAATTACTGGGACGCCCCCATTCGCCAGATCCACGATGCGCTGGCGGCGCTGCTGCTGGATCCACAACGCTGGCAATTTCCGGCCACACGGTCGGCGGCTGCATGAACCTTGGCTACGCGGACATCTTCGCCCAGCGCGGACACGACTACCACGCAGCCATGTCGTGCCAGCCGCAGGCGCGGCGACGCGAGTTCGAGGCGTTGTTCTCCGCGACGCCGGTGCAGGCCGGACAGCGCGTCCTGGACGTGCCTGCCGGTGGCGGCTACCTGCAGCGTTACCTGCCGTGCGAAACGGAGCTGTGCAGCCTTGAACTGACCTCCGGGTTCGGCACCGACCTGCCGCAGTACGACCCGGCCCGGACCTGGACGCACGGCCGGTTCGAGCACGCCGTATGCCTGGCCGCCTTGCACCACATCGAGGACCAGGATGCCTTCCTGCGCGGCCTGCTCGATCGGCTGACGCCGGACGGCACCCTGCACCTGGCTGACGTGCGGCATGGCAGCGGCATCGCCGGTTTCCTCGACGGTTTTGTCGGACGCCACAACCTCACCGGCCATGCGGGCCGCTACCTGCGCCTGGACCATGCGCGCTTCGCAGCGCTGGGCCGGGTGTCGCGCCTGGAGGAAATCGAATGCCCCTGGCATTTCGCCTCCCTCGACGCACTGGCCGGCTTCTGCAGCCGCCTGTTCGGCTTGGTGGATTGCCCTGGCAGCCTGCTGCTCGACGCGCTGAGCGACAGCGTCGGGATCGAGCGGCACGGCGCACAGGTCAGCCTGCGCTGGCGGCTGCTCTATGTGGACCTCCATCCCGCAGCCACGGGCTGAGCATCCGGTTGCACGTGCCGGGGGGAAAACCGCGACAATAGTGTTCTTGACGCAATCCCAGTGGAACCGCAGGCATGAGTGAACCCATCGAACGCGATGTCATGGAATACGACGTCGTCACCGTCGGCGGCGGCCCGGCCGGACTGGCGTTCGCGATCCGGCTCAAGCAGCTGAACCCGGACATCTCGGTCTGCGTGATCGAGAAGGCCTCGACCATCGGTGCCCACATCCTGTCGGGCGCGGTGATCGAAACCGGCCCGCTCGACGCGCTGCTGCCGACCTGGCGCGACAATCCACCGCCGATCTGCGTGCCGGCGACCGAGGACGAGTTCTGGCTGCTGAGCAAGACCGGCGGCCGCAAGCTGCCGGTGCCGCCGGGCATGAACAACCACGGCAACGTGATCGTCAGCCTCGGCGCGATGTGCGCGTGGCTGGCGCCGCAGGCCGAGGCGCTGGGCGTGGAGATCTATCCCGGCTTCGCCGCCGCCGAGACCCTGCACGACACCAATCCTGATGGAAGCGTCGGCAAAGTCATCGGCGTGCGCATCGGTGACATGGGCGTGGCCAAGGACGGCTCGCACAAGCCCGGCTACACCCAGGGCATCGACATCCGCGCCAAGGTCACCGTGCTCGCCGAAGGCGCGCGCGGCCACCTCACCAAGCGCTTGATCAAGCAGTTCAGGCTCGACGCCGACAGCGACCCGCAGGGCTACTCGATCGGCATCAAGGAACTGTGGCAGGTGCCGGAAGACCGCGTCACGCCCGGCAAGATCGTGCACAGCTTCGGTTGGCCGGCCGACAGCCACACCTACGGCGGCAGCTTCCTCTACCACCTGGACAAGGGCCGTATCGCGCTCGGCTATGTCAGCGGCCTGGACTACAAGGACCCCGAATACAAGCCGTGGGAAGCCTTCCAGCAGTGGAAGAACCACCCGATGGTGAAGTCGTTGCTCGACGGCGGCAGCATCGTCTCCGCCGGTGCGCGCGCGATCGTCACCGGCGGCTGGCAGTCGCTGCCGAAGGTGGAGATGCCCGGCGCGCTGCTGATCGGCGACACCGCCGGCCTGCTCAACGTGCCCAAGATCAAGGGCACGCACCAGGCGATCCGCTCGGGCATGCTCGCCGCCGAACACCTGGTCGCGACACAGCTCGCGCCGGAAGGCTTCGACGCGAAGCTGCGCGCCTCCGACGCGATGGCGGAACTGAAGAAGGTGCGCAACATCAAGCCCGGCTTCAAGCGCGGGCTGTGGTGGGGCATGTTGAACGCCGCGTGGGAAACCCTCACCGGCGGCCGCTCGCCGTGGACGCTGAAGAACAAGCCCGACTGGTCCTCGCTCGACAAGGTCGGCGCGCACGAAGAACCCAGGCGCGATTACCTCG
It encodes:
- a CDS encoding ATP-grasp domain-containing protein encodes the protein MPVMVGLPDDRLVYLGAHPRTGEIGWSVPGNSSFPSQLDPAIRRHLTEVYFGSSIPVTPNQAARGRPLLNNICDPDTSAQSLHSLEHIVAELQAPCFNHPSAVLDTTRERVAVKLAHIHGLQVPRTVRTRLDEPADLARVANVNGLRFPLIVRIAGAHNGSATVRIDSADGAAVGLRSIPWGGRDLYLTEFVDYRDDDGMHRKMRLVFVGRDVFLRHLVIADDWHVHAQDRNDWMAQEETTMLTTFRSDVLPRLRETLAAVVDIMRLDFFGMDCSLRPDGRLLMFETNSAMNILHNSKPSPNYWDAPIRQIHDALAALLLDPQRWQFPATRSAAA
- a CDS encoding class I SAM-dependent methyltransferase, with the translated sequence MNLGYADIFAQRGHDYHAAMSCQPQARRREFEALFSATPVQAGQRVLDVPAGGGYLQRYLPCETELCSLELTSGFGTDLPQYDPARTWTHGRFEHAVCLAALHHIEDQDAFLRGLLDRLTPDGTLHLADVRHGSGIAGFLDGFVGRHNLTGHAGRYLRLDHARFAALGRVSRLEEIECPWHFASLDALAGFCSRLFGLVDCPGSLLLDALSDSVGIERHGAQVSLRWRLLYVDLHPAATG
- a CDS encoding electron transfer flavoprotein-ubiquinone oxidoreductase, translating into MSEPIERDVMEYDVVTVGGGPAGLAFAIRLKQLNPDISVCVIEKASTIGAHILSGAVIETGPLDALLPTWRDNPPPICVPATEDEFWLLSKTGGRKLPVPPGMNNHGNVIVSLGAMCAWLAPQAEALGVEIYPGFAAAETLHDTNPDGSVGKVIGVRIGDMGVAKDGSHKPGYTQGIDIRAKVTVLAEGARGHLTKRLIKQFRLDADSDPQGYSIGIKELWQVPEDRVTPGKIVHSFGWPADSHTYGGSFLYHLDKGRIALGYVSGLDYKDPEYKPWEAFQQWKNHPMVKSLLDGGSIVSAGARAIVTGGWQSLPKVEMPGALLIGDTAGLLNVPKIKGTHQAIRSGMLAAEHLVATQLAPEGFDAKLRASDAMAELKKVRNIKPGFKRGLWWGMLNAAWETLTGGRSPWTLKNKPDWSSLDKVGAHEEPRRDYLDRTLAPRDRLAGVYFAATEHDEDQPVHLHVADTSICITRCAEEYDNPCTRFCPAGVYEIVNEARADGSEGKRLQINAANCVHCKTCDIKDPYEIITWVTPEGGSGPNYQNL